From Acidobacteriota bacterium, a single genomic window includes:
- a CDS encoding TerC family protein, translating to MYFPLAEYWWLYLGFTAFVLAMLALDLGVFQRKAHEVSFKEATIWSIVWVSLALIFNLLFYYYSAAKFGDEIGSRLSLEFLTGYVVEKSLSVDNIFVFVMVFAYFAIPAKYQHRVLFYGIIGALLFRAIFIAAGSWLMQFQWVIYIFGAFLIITGIKMMLVSEKEIEPEKNLLIRLFKKFIPVTPQLHGPKFFIREEGKLFATPLFIALLFLELTDVIFAVDSVPAIFALTNEPFIVFTSNIFAILGLRAMYFMLAGAVDKFYLLKYGLSVVLIFVGLKMVWLNDAFGGKFPISYSLGFILSVIAASIAVSLLFPKRPKADEA from the coding sequence ATGTATTTTCCATTAGCGGAATATTGGTGGCTCTACCTTGGTTTCACGGCATTCGTTTTGGCGATGCTCGCGCTCGATCTGGGCGTTTTCCAGAGAAAAGCCCACGAGGTTTCCTTTAAGGAGGCCACGATCTGGAGCATCGTCTGGGTTTCTCTGGCTCTGATCTTCAATCTTCTTTTCTACTATTATTCGGCGGCAAAATTTGGCGACGAGATTGGGAGTCGGCTTTCGCTCGAATTCTTGACGGGCTATGTCGTTGAAAAGTCGCTCTCGGTGGACAACATCTTTGTCTTCGTGATGGTTTTCGCCTATTTTGCCATTCCGGCGAAATACCAGCACCGAGTGCTGTTCTATGGCATCATCGGCGCGCTCCTGTTCCGCGCGATCTTTATCGCCGCGGGCTCCTGGCTGATGCAGTTTCAGTGGGTGATCTATATTTTCGGCGCGTTCCTGATCATCACCGGGATCAAGATGATGCTCGTTTCCGAAAAAGAAATCGAGCCGGAGAAAAATCTCCTGATCAGGCTCTTCAAGAAGTTTATTCCGGTCACGCCCCAACTCCACGGACCGAAATTCTTTATCCGCGAAGAGGGCAAGCTTTTTGCGACGCCGCTCTTTATCGCGCTTCTCTTTTTGGAGCTTACCGACGTCATTTTCGCCGTCGACAGCGTTCCGGCGATCTTCGCGCTCACAAACGAGCCTTTCATCGTTTTCACCTCGAACATATTCGCGATCCTCGGCCTCAGGGCAATGTATTTCATGCTTGCAGGGGCGGTGGATAAATTCTACTTGCTGAAATACGGGCTGTCGGTCGTGCTGATCTTCGTTGGACTCAAGATGGTTTGGTTAAACGACGCGTTTGGCGGGAAGTTTCCCATTTCTTATTCGCTGGGATTCATACTCTCGGTGATAGCCGCATCGATCGCTGTTTCGCTTCTTTTTCCAAAGAGGCCAAAAGCGGACGAGGCATAA